From the Cryptomeria japonica chromosome 2, Sugi_1.0, whole genome shotgun sequence genome, one window contains:
- the LOC131070549 gene encoding polygalacturonase: MFNNHSLMFLVLHFIVICIAADEFHPPETLSISFASRFHKTNWRSRALSHGDAVTVFNVEMYGAVGDGIYDNTQAFERAWNAACVAPKAVLLVPRKKIFLVNNLVFQGPCSPGFAFQVEGTIAAPKDPAKWNKKDIWLTFQQLQSFQINGSGTINADGSAWWEGCREEIHTDFVSCKFSQRPVAVHFGNCSRVTVTGLTITNSPNFHLTFNDCEAVKIRALIIFSPEYSPNTDGIDIGTSKHFDVRHCIVSTGDDCMALGNGSSHILIKNLTCGPGHGISIGSLGKFNSSAMVSTIHIDGARMTGTQNGVRIKTWQGGSGMVKDIQFKNVEMINVNNPIIIDQYYCADTPNLCRNQTSAVQINGVTFINITGTSASQVAVKFACSDTIACGGILMKDISLKLSSGGQASSFCENAHGITRGDIFPPSCLKN, from the exons ATGTTCAATAACCACAGTTTGATGTTTCTGGTTCTGCATTTCATCGTCATTTGCATTGCAGCAGATGAATTTCATCCTCCTGAAACTCTTTCAATCAGTTTTGCAAGCCGATTTCATAAAACCAATTGGAGATCCAGAGCATTATCTCATGGTGATGCTGTAACTGTCTTTAATGTAGAAATGTATGGCGCAGTGGGTGATGGCATTTATGACAATACACAG GCATTTGAAAGAGCATGGAATGCAGCCTGTGTGGCACCAAAGGCAGTTTTGCTGGTGCCCAGAAAAAAGATATTTCTGGTTAATAATCTAGTTTTCCAGGGACCATGTTCACCTGGCTTCGCTTTTCAG GTGGAAGGAACTATAGCTGCCCCTAAAGATCCAGCAAAATGGAATAAAAAAGATATATGGTTGACATTTCAGCAACTTCAGAGCTTTCAGATAAATGGTTCTGGCACCATTAATGCAGATGGAAGTGCTTGGTGGGAGGGTTGCAGGGAGGaaatacatacagatttt GTTTCTTGTAAATTTTCTCAGAGACCAGTG GCCGTCCATTTTGGTAATTGCAGCAGGGTAACTGTCACCGGATTGACAATAACAAATAGTCCAAACTTCCATTTAACTTTCAATGATTGCGAAGCTGTGAAAATCCGGGCCCTCATAATTTTCTCACCGGAATACAGTCCCAACACTGATGGAATTGATATCGGAACTTCTAAACACTTTGATGTACGCCACTGCATTGTCAGCACAG GTGATGATTGCATGGCTCTTGGCAATGGGTCTTCACATATTTTGATCAAGAACCTCACATGCGGTCCAGGTCATGGAATCAG CATTGGAAGCCTGGGGAAATTTAACTCATCAGCCATGGTGTCCACAATTCACATAGATGGTGCCAGGATGACAGGAACCCAAAATGGGGTGAGAATCAAAACATGGCAG GGTGGTTCAGGGATGGTAAAGGATATACAATTCAAAAATGTTGAAATGATAAATGTGAACAATCCAATTATAATTGATCAATACTACTGCGCAGATACACCCAATCTTTGTCGAAACCAG ACCTCTGCTGTTCAAATAAATGGGGTAACGTTCATAAATATTACTGGCACATCAGCATCACAAGTAGCAGTGAAATTTGCATGTAGTGACACCATAGCTTGTGGAGGTATATTGATGAAAGATATATCTTTGAAGTTGAGTTCAGGAGGCCAAGCTTCATCTTTTTGTGAAAATGCACACGGAATAACAAGAGGAGACATCTTCCCTCCAAGCTGCctcaaaaattaa